The window CATCTGGACGGCGCCGAGGGGGTTCTCCAGCTCGCGGTCACCGGTGTAGCGCTCGTCGTCGAGCCAGGTGGTCTCGGGGCCCCAGTACACGTCCTCGTCGGGCTCCCAGACATCGGCGCGGCCGCCGCCGAAGCCGAACGTGTCGAAGCCCATCTGCTCCAGGGCCACGTTGCCGGTCAGGATCATCAGGTCGGCCCAGGACAGGTTCTGTCCGTACTTCTTCTTGACGGGCCACAGCAGGCGGCGGGCCTTGTCCAGGTTGCCGTTGTCCGGCCAGCTGTTGAGCGGCGCGAAGCGCTGCTGGCCGGCTCCCGCGCCGCCGCGGCCGTCGCTGATCCGGTAGGTGCCCGCGCTGTGCCAGGCCATCCGGATCATGAACGGACCGTAGTGGCCGAAGTCGGCGGGCCACCAGTCCTGCGAGGTGGTCAGCACCTCCGCGATGTCCCGCTTCACGGCGGGAAGGTCGAGGGTCCGGAACGCCGCCGCGTAGTCGAACTCCTCGCCCAGCGGGTTGGCCACGGCCGGGTTCTTGGCGAGGATCTTCAGGTTGAGACGTTCGGGCCACCACTGGCGGTTTCCGCCGCCTTGAGTCGGGTGCGGGGCACGTCCGTGGGCAACGGGACAGCCCTCCCCGCCCTCGGACTTGGCGTCCGTGACGATTGCATCGTGGTTCTCAGACATGGGAATCCTTCCGTACCAGGCGGATCACGGTGTTCAGGAACTGAATGCGACTGAATGCGATGGAACAGCCGGGGCGCAGGGCCCCGAGTACGTGGGCTCGGCCGGTACGTGGGCTCGGCCTCGCCGATCGCCTCGACGCCGAGGGGTCACCGTCCCGGACGGCAGTGAGCGGGGGGACGCCGGCGGCCGGTCACGCGCGTGCTCGGCCCCGCGCAGCTCCTCGGCGGTGGTCCGGCACGTCTTCGTCACCTGCCGCTCTGGTGTCTTCCCGTCTCTTGGCTATCCACGAAACCGATCCTACGATGGACGGAATCCAAGTCAAGAAGAACACCAGGACCACATCCAATCGGATTCCGGATGCGGATCCGCAGACTTCGGGACATCCCGTCGAACCTGAACAGGTGGGCCTGTATGAGTGACCTGCTGGAGCGTTTGCGCGGGCGTGGCTGGCGGATGACGTCCCAGCGGCGTGTGGTCGCGGAGGTCCTCGACGGCGACCACGTACACCTCACGGCGGACGAGGTGCACGCCCGCGCGGTGCAGCGACTGCCGGAGATCTCCCGGGCGACCGTCTACAACGCCCTGGGCGAGCTGGTGGCCCTCGGCGAGGTCGCGGAGGTCACGACCGACGGCCGGGCGAAGCGCTACGACCCCAACGCGCACCATCCGCACCAGCATCTGGTGTGCTCCGCCTGCGGCCTCATCCGCGATGTCCACCCGACCGGCAACCCGCTGGCCGGCCTCCCGGCGGACGAGCGCTTCGGCTTCACGGTGTCCGGGGTCGAGGTCACCTATCGCGGACTGTGCCCGGACTGCACGTAGCCGCGGGCGCCCCCCTGCCCTACCAGTCCTCGCCCTCGTCCACTTCCATGTGACGGGCGGCGCGCCAGGCCGCTTCGAACTCGTCCCTGCCGATCTCCATGCCCACGAGTTCCGGGTCGTAGAGGTCCACGACGGGCGGGTTGAAGGGCCAGTCGTCCGGGCCGCTGCGCACACCGGGCCCGTCCGGGGCCAACTCGACCTGGCGCAGCCTGCGGCCGTCGGCTTCGACCTCCATCAGGTAGAGCGTGTGGTCCTCGTCGTCCTCGTCATCCCAGCGCCGCCGCAGCCACGTGATCTTCCGGTCGGCGAGCGCGCCGAAACCCTCGCGGCCGCGCTGGGCGTCCCGCTTGGCCCGAAGTCCGTCCAGCCCCGCGGGCGTGGTGGTCCCGTCGGCCCAGGCCTCGTCCAGGTCCCAGCCCTCGGCCGCCTCCACGGTGGCCGGGGTGTCGACGACCTCCACGTCCGCGAACGTCTCGCGCACCTCCCGGACCGAGCGCGCGTGGACCCACCACCACGAGCCGCCCATGCCGTAGTCGTGGAGGACGAGGAAGCGCGACACGGGCGCCAAACGATCGGTCATACCGGCCGACGATATGCGAGCGGTCGCTCACGCTCCGCGCGGGCCCCGCGTCCCGACACGCCGCGGCCGCAATACCGTCTCTTCCCAGCCACGCGCAAGGCTTCAACAAGAAAACCCTTGATGGCGCACTAGACTGGTGGGTTGTTTGGCGCTGGTCCGGAACAACCTGGGCAGACCCGGGCTCCGCCGGCGACCCGGACGTGCCGGGAACGAGACGCGAGGGCCGATGGCAGTCACACCTGAGCGCGGTGAACTCACTCTGCTCGACGACGGGGAGACGCCGGAGGAGTCCGGCAAGCACGCCCGCTTCACGGCCGGCCCCGCCGCCCCCACCCGCACCCTCGTCGACATCTTCGAGGCCACCGTACGGACGTACCCCGACGAGCTCGCCCTCGACGACGGAACCACCCGTCTGACCTACCGGGCACTGGCCGTCGAGGTCGAGCGCCGTCGGCGGGCCCTCGCCGCCGCCGGAGTGGGACTCGGGGACCGGGTCGGCGTCCGCGTGCCGTCGGGAACCAACGAGCTGTACGTGGCCATCCTCGCGGTGCTCGCCGCGGGCGCCGCCTACGTACCCGTCGACGCCGAGGACCCGGACGAGCGCGCCGACCTCGTTTTCGGTGAAGCCGGCGTCCGCGCGGTACTCGGCGGCGGACAGCGCATCCACACCGGCCGCCCCGCGGCCACCGGCGCCCCCGCCGCCGCGCGCCCCGGCCCCGAGCACGACGCGTGGATCATCTTCACCTCCGGCTCCACAGGCAAGCCCAAGGGCGTCGCCGTCAGCCACCGCAGCGCCGCCGCCTTCGTGGACGCCGAGGCCGCCCTGTTCCTCGCCGACGAGCCGATCGGCCCCGGCGACCGCGTCATGGCCGGACTGTCCGTGGCCTTCGACGCCTCCTGCGAGGAGATGTGGCTGGCCTGGCGCTACGGCGCCTGCCTGGTGCCCGTACCCCGCTCCCAGGTCCGCAGCGGCGCCGACCTCGGCCCCTGGCTCGTCGAACAGGAGATCACCGTGGTCTCCACCGTGCCGACCCTGGCCGCGCTCTGGGAGCCCGAGGCACTCAACGAGGTCCGGCTCCTGATCTTCGGCGGCGAGGCCTGCCCGCCCGAGCTCACCCAGCGGCTGGTCACCGAAGGCCGCGAGGTCTGGAACACCTACGGCCCCACCGAGGCCACCGTCGTCGCCTGCGCCGCCCTCCTGACCGGTGAGGAGCCCATCCGGATCGGCCTCCCGCTGAACGGCTGGGAACTGGCCGTCGTCGACGAGTCCGGGGAGCCGGTGCCCATGGGCGGCAGCGGCCAGCTCGTGATCGGCGGCGTGGGCCTCGCCCGCTACCTCGACCCCGACAAGGACGCCGAGAAATACGCCCCCCTCGCCTCCCTCGGCTGGGAGCGCGCCTACCGCAGCGGTGACCTCGTACGCGCCGAACCGGACGGCCTGGTCTTCCTCGGCCGCGCCGACGAGCAGATCAAGCTCGGCGGCCGCCGCATCGAACTGGGCGAGGTGGACGCGGCGCTCCAGGCGCTGCCCGGCGTCGCGGGCGCGGCCGCCGCCGTACGCACCGCACGCAGCGGCAACCAGCTGCTCGTCGGCTACCTCGTCACCCAGGACGGCTGGGACCACGCCGCGGCGGTCACCCGGCTGCGCGCCGAGCTGCCCGCCGCCCTCGTACCGCTGCTCGCCCCCGTCGACGAGCTGCCCACCCGCACCTCCGGCAAGGTCGACCGCGACGCGCTGCCCTGGCCGCTGCCCGACCTGGAGACCTCCGGCCCCACCGAGCAGCTCTACGGCACCGAGGCCTGGCTCGCCGAACAGTGGAGCGAGACCCTCGGCGTGACCGTCGCCGGCGCAGCCGACGACTTCTTCGCCATCGGCGGCAGCAGCCTCGCCGCCGCACAGCTCACCACCCGGCTGCGCACCCGCTACCCGAGCGCCGCCGTCCTCGACATCTACCAGCAGCCCACCCTGCGCAAGCTGGCCCGCCACCTGGAGAAGTCCGCCCAGGGCGACGGCGCGGCCCGCACCGTCGCACCGGTCCCGCTGCGCTCCCAGGTGACCCAGTCGCTGCTCCTGGTCCCGCTGTTCACCCTGGTGGGCCTGCGCTGGACGGTCGCCCTGCTGGCCCTGGGCAACGTACTGCACCACTTCGGCAGCTTCCCGTGGGCGCCGACCGCCTCGTGGTGGCTCGTCGCCGCGGGCGCGGCGCTGCTCTTCAGCCCGCCCGGCCGCCTCGCCATCGCCGCCGGCGGCGCCCGCCTCCTGCTGCGCGGGGTGAAGGCCGGCCGCCACCCGCGCGGCGGAAGCGTTCACCTGCGCCTGTGGACGGCCGAGCGGCTGGCCGAATGCGTCGGCGCCACGTCCCTCACCGGCTCGTGGCTGGAACGCTACGGACGCGCCCTCGGCGCCAAGATCGGCCCCGAGGTCGACCTGCACTCCCTGCCACCGGTCACCGGAATGCTCAAACTCGGCCGCGGCTGCGCCGTCGAGTCCGAGGTGGACCTGTGCGGCCACTGGCTGGACGGGGACCACCTGGAGATCGGGCCGGTCAAGGTCGGCGCGGGCGCCGTGGTCGGCACCCGCAGCATCCTCTTCCCCGGCGCCCGGGTCGGAAAGCGCGCCGAGGTGGCCCCCGGCTCCGCCGTGGTCGGACAGATCCCGACCGGCCAGCGCTGGGCCGGAGCGCCCGCCGGCAAGCTCGGCAGGGCCAAGCGCAACTGGCCCAAGGAACGTCCGCCGCGCGGCCTCTTCTGGCGGGCCGCCTACGGAGCGGCGGGCTTCGGCCTCACGGCCCTGCCCGTGCTCGCCGCCCTGCCCGCCCTCCTCGTGGTGAGCCGGTTCGTGCCCGCCGACGCCGGGCTCACCGGAGCACTGCGCGGAGCGCTCCTCGCCGTGGTGCCCGGGGCGCTCGCCTTCGGGTTCGCGTACGCGGCCCTGCTGCTGGTCTTCGTACGCCTGCTCAGCCTCGGCCTGCGCACGGGCACCCACCCGACCCACAGCAGGGTCGGCTGGCAGGCCTGGACCGTGACCCAGCTGATGGATCTGTCCCGCGAGACGCTCTTCCCGCTGTACGCCGGGCTCATCACGCCGGTGTGGCTGCGGCTGCTCGGCATGAAGATCGGGCGGGGCGCCGAGGTGTCCACCGTGCTCGCCCTGCCGAGCCTGACCACCGTCGGAGAGGGCGCCTTCCTCGCCGACGACACCCTGACCGCCCCCTACGAGCTGGGCGGCGGCTGGATGCGCATCGGACAGTCCGAGATCGGCCGCCGGGCCTTCCTCGGCAACTCCGGAATGACCGCCCCCGGCCGCTCCGTGCCGGACGACGGGCTGGTCGGCGTACTGTCCGCCACCCCGAAGAAGGCCAAGAAGGGCAGCTCCTACCTGGGACTTCCGCCGGTCCGGCTGCCCCGCTCCACCGCGGACGCCGACCAGAGCCGGACGTACGAGCCGCCCGCACGGCTGCTGTGGGCGCGCGGGCTGGTCGAGCTGTGCCGGCTCGTCCCCGTCTTCTGCTCGGCCGCCCTGGCCGTGCTGACCGTGACGGCGCTCTGCGCCCTCATCACGGCGAGCGGCCTGGGGATCTGGGGAGCCGCGCTGCTCTCCGGTGCGGTGCTGCTCGCCGCCGGAGCGGCCGCCTGCGCGGTCGCGGTGACCGCCAAATGGCTGCTCGTGGGCCGGCACCGGACGGGGGAGCACCCGCTGTGGAGCGGCTTCGTGTGGCGCAACGAGCTGGCCGACACCTTCGTCGAGGTACTGGCCGTGCCCTGGCTCGTCGGGTCCGTGCCCGGCACGCCGGCGCTGGCCCTGTGGCTGCGCGGGCTCGGGGGCCGGATCGGCCGGGGTGTGTGGTGCGAGAGCTACTGGCTGCCCGAGACGGACCTGGTCGTGCTGGGCGACGGGGTCAGCGTGAACCGCGGCTGTGTGTTGCAGACGCACCTCTTCCACGACCGGATCTTGAGGACGGATACTGTGGTCCTCCGTGAGGGCGCCACCCTGGGCCCGGGCGGAATCGTCCTGCCCGGGAGCACGGTGGGGGCCCGCAGCACCCTGGGTCCCGCCTCCCTCGTGATGGCCGGGGAATCCGTCCCCGCCGACACCCGCTGGCTGGGCAATCCGATCGAGGCGTGGCGGTCCTGACCGGGCCTTCCGCGCCGGAGCCGGCAGCAGCGAGCGCACCGGTACACCGGCACACAGCACGTCGTACGAGCACAGCGCAGGGAGCGGAAGCGGCAGTGAGCGGCCAGAGAACAGAGCCATCGGACCCGTACTTCCCGGCCAACGGCGACTCCCGTTACCGAGTGCACCGGTACGAACTCGCTCTGGAATACCGCCCCGGCCCCAACCGGCTGGCCGGGACGGCCCGCCTCAGTGCGATCGCCGGCCGGGCACCGCTCACCGAGTTCCACCTGAACCTGGCCGAATTCAGAATAGGCCGCGTCCTCGTGAACGGCCGGGCCCCGCACTACACCCACCGCGGCGGCAAGCTCCGTCTGCGCCCGGCCAAACCGCTGCCCGCCGGCTCCGCCTTCACCGTGGAGGTGCACTGGTCGGGAAACCCCAAGCCCGTGCGCAGCCCCTGGGGCGGCCTCGGCTGGGAGGAACTGACGGACGGCGCCCTCGTGGCCAGCCAGCCCGTCGGCGCGCCCTCCTGGTACCCCTGCAACGACCGGCCCGCGGACAAGGCCTCCTACCACATCTCGGTCAACACGCCGTCCGCCTACACGGTCGTGGCCGGCGGCCGGCTGCTCACGCGGACGACGAGGGCCAGCACGACCACCTGGGTCTACGAGCAGTCCGCACCGACCTCCAGCTACCTGGTCGGGCTGTCCATCGGCATGTACCAGACGGTGCTGCTCGGCGACCCCGGACTCGGGGGAGTGCCGCAGAGCGCCCACGTGCCGGCGCACCTGCTGCCGCGGTTCTCCCGCGACTTCGCCCGGCAGCCGGCCATGATGCGGCTGTTCGAGGAACTCTTCGGGCCCTATCCCTTCGGTGAGTACGCGGTGGTCGTCGCGGACGAGGAACTCGACGTCCCCGTGGAGGCGCAGGGCCTGTCCCTGTTCGGCGCCAATCACGTCGACGGCGTACGCGGCTCGGAGCGCCTGATCGCCCACGAACTCGCGCACCAGTGGTTCGGCAACAGCGTGACCATCGCCGACTGGCGGCACATCTGGCTGAACGAGGGCTTCGCGAAGTACGCCGAATGGCTCTGGTCGGAGCGCTCCGGCGGCCGCACGGCGCACGAGCTCGCACGGACCGCGCACCGGACGCTGCTCGCGCAGCCCCAGGACCTGAAGCTGGTCGACCCCGGGCGCAAGCTGATGTTCGACGACCGCCTCTACCAGCGCGGCGGCCTCACGATGCACGCGATCCGCTGCGCCCTGGGCGACGACGCGTTCTTCCGCATGCTGCGCGACTGGGGCACCGTGTACCGCCACGGCGTGGTGTCCACCGCGAGCTTCACCGGCCACGCGGCCCGCTACGCGGCCGAGCCGCTGGACGACCTGTTCTCGGCCTGGCTGCACCGGACGGCCCTCCCGCCGCTCCCGGCGCCGTCGCCGCAATCCCCGCCGTCGATACCGGCGAGGCCGAAGTACCCGCCGACGAACGGCGGCCCCAAGGGCCGGGGCAAGGCCTCGGCGTAGCGGGCCGGGCGCACGTGGCTCAGGAGGCCGCGCGAACAGCGGCGAGCGGCATGCGGGCCCGCACCTGCCATTCCCCCTCGGGGGTGGCGCCGGCCCGGAAGGTGCCTCCGGCCAGGGTGACGCGTTCGCTCAGTCCCTTGAGCCCGTAGCCGGGGCGCGAGGTCCCGTGGGCGGTCCCGTCGTTCGTTATCCGCACGGCCGCCTCGTGGGGGCGGACGCGTACCTGGACGCTGACGTGGCGGCAGTGGCGGGCGTGCTTGCGGATGTTGGTGAGGGCCTCCGCCGTCACCCGGTGCAGCGTGGCGGCCACCTCGGACGGCACGGTGTCCGTCGGGCCCTCCTCACTGAAGTACGCCGGTACACCGTGCAGGGCGAACCCCTCCACCAGGGCGCGCAGGTCGTCCATGCCGGCGGGCGCGGCCTGCGCCACGCCGGACCCGCACGCCCCGAGCCCGCCGACCATCTGCCGCATGGAAGCGAGCGCCTCCGTACCGGTCTCCTCGATGCGCTGCAGCGCGGGCAGGACCATGTCGGGCCGCCTGGCGGCGACCGCCCGGGCGCCCTGGGCCTGGACCACGATGCCGGTCACGTGATGGGCGACGTAGTCGTGCAGATCCCTGGCCAGTTCGATGCGCTGCTCGAGCCGGACGTGGTGTTCGCGCTGCCGCCGGTACGCCGCCACCATCCGCGCGGTCACACTCGCCCCGGCCACCACGACAGTGATCAGGGTGAGACCGAACGCGACGGAGAGGCTGCCCTCCTGCACGCCGATCGACAGGGGCCGCACGATGACGGCCGCCGCCAGCAGGAGGGCGACGGGCCCGGTGGCGGCCGCCGGACCGCGCCGGGCGACGAGGGCCAGCACGACCAGGAGGGCGACGGGCTCGAACGCCCCGTAGACGAACGGCACACCGGCGGTTCCGTAGCCCAGGTGCAGGGCCGCGGAGCAGGCCAGCGAGGCGGCGGCGGCGCCACCCCCGGCGTAGGCGTAGAGCCGGGCCTCCTTGAGCAGGGGCAGCGTGACGAGGACGGCGCCGACGGCCGCGGCCGACAGTGCGAGCCAGCCCTGCTGCGCCGAGCCGGTGAACGCCCTGGCGTGTACGTCCGTCCAGGTCGCGGCCGCGAGCACGCAGGCCGCGAGGGCCTGCAGGAGGACGCCCGTCCTGCCGGGAGCGGCGAGGAAGCGGAGGAAAGGAGACCACATACGGCGCAGAGTAGATCATCGGCCCGCCCGGTTCCTCCGCCGAAAGTCGTAGTCGTGGGGACCGTGGCCGGATGCTCCCGGCAGGCTCCGGAGGGTGACGACCGG is drawn from Streptomyces sp. NBC_01232 and contains these coding sequences:
- a CDS encoding Fur family transcriptional regulator; the protein is MSDLLERLRGRGWRMTSQRRVVAEVLDGDHVHLTADEVHARAVQRLPEISRATVYNALGELVALGEVAEVTTDGRAKRYDPNAHHPHQHLVCSACGLIRDVHPTGNPLAGLPADERFGFTVSGVEVTYRGLCPDCT
- a CDS encoding Pls/PosA family non-ribosomal peptide synthetase; the encoded protein is MAVTPERGELTLLDDGETPEESGKHARFTAGPAAPTRTLVDIFEATVRTYPDELALDDGTTRLTYRALAVEVERRRRALAAAGVGLGDRVGVRVPSGTNELYVAILAVLAAGAAYVPVDAEDPDERADLVFGEAGVRAVLGGGQRIHTGRPAATGAPAAARPGPEHDAWIIFTSGSTGKPKGVAVSHRSAAAFVDAEAALFLADEPIGPGDRVMAGLSVAFDASCEEMWLAWRYGACLVPVPRSQVRSGADLGPWLVEQEITVVSTVPTLAALWEPEALNEVRLLIFGGEACPPELTQRLVTEGREVWNTYGPTEATVVACAALLTGEEPIRIGLPLNGWELAVVDESGEPVPMGGSGQLVIGGVGLARYLDPDKDAEKYAPLASLGWERAYRSGDLVRAEPDGLVFLGRADEQIKLGGRRIELGEVDAALQALPGVAGAAAAVRTARSGNQLLVGYLVTQDGWDHAAAVTRLRAELPAALVPLLAPVDELPTRTSGKVDRDALPWPLPDLETSGPTEQLYGTEAWLAEQWSETLGVTVAGAADDFFAIGGSSLAAAQLTTRLRTRYPSAAVLDIYQQPTLRKLARHLEKSAQGDGAARTVAPVPLRSQVTQSLLLVPLFTLVGLRWTVALLALGNVLHHFGSFPWAPTASWWLVAAGAALLFSPPGRLAIAAGGARLLLRGVKAGRHPRGGSVHLRLWTAERLAECVGATSLTGSWLERYGRALGAKIGPEVDLHSLPPVTGMLKLGRGCAVESEVDLCGHWLDGDHLEIGPVKVGAGAVVGTRSILFPGARVGKRAEVAPGSAVVGQIPTGQRWAGAPAGKLGRAKRNWPKERPPRGLFWRAAYGAAGFGLTALPVLAALPALLVVSRFVPADAGLTGALRGALLAVVPGALAFGFAYAALLLVFVRLLSLGLRTGTHPTHSRVGWQAWTVTQLMDLSRETLFPLYAGLITPVWLRLLGMKIGRGAEVSTVLALPSLTTVGEGAFLADDTLTAPYELGGGWMRIGQSEIGRRAFLGNSGMTAPGRSVPDDGLVGVLSATPKKAKKGSSYLGLPPVRLPRSTADADQSRTYEPPARLLWARGLVELCRLVPVFCSAALAVLTVTALCALITASGLGIWGAALLSGAVLLAAGAAACAVAVTAKWLLVGRHRTGEHPLWSGFVWRNELADTFVEVLAVPWLVGSVPGTPALALWLRGLGGRIGRGVWCESYWLPETDLVVLGDGVSVNRGCVLQTHLFHDRILRTDTVVLREGATLGPGGIVLPGSTVGARSTLGPASLVMAGESVPADTRWLGNPIEAWRS
- a CDS encoding M1 family metallopeptidase; the protein is MSGQRTEPSDPYFPANGDSRYRVHRYELALEYRPGPNRLAGTARLSAIAGRAPLTEFHLNLAEFRIGRVLVNGRAPHYTHRGGKLRLRPAKPLPAGSAFTVEVHWSGNPKPVRSPWGGLGWEELTDGALVASQPVGAPSWYPCNDRPADKASYHISVNTPSAYTVVAGGRLLTRTTRASTTTWVYEQSAPTSSYLVGLSIGMYQTVLLGDPGLGGVPQSAHVPAHLLPRFSRDFARQPAMMRLFEELFGPYPFGEYAVVVADEELDVPVEAQGLSLFGANHVDGVRGSERLIAHELAHQWFGNSVTIADWRHIWLNEGFAKYAEWLWSERSGGRTAHELARTAHRTLLAQPQDLKLVDPGRKLMFDDRLYQRGGLTMHAIRCALGDDAFFRMLRDWGTVYRHGVVSTASFTGHAARYAAEPLDDLFSAWLHRTALPPLPAPSPQSPPSIPARPKYPPTNGGPKGRGKASA
- a CDS encoding sensor histidine kinase, producing MWSPFLRFLAAPGRTGVLLQALAACVLAAATWTDVHARAFTGSAQQGWLALSAAAVGAVLVTLPLLKEARLYAYAGGGAAAASLACSAALHLGYGTAGVPFVYGAFEPVALLVVLALVARRGPAAATGPVALLLAAAVIVRPLSIGVQEGSLSVAFGLTLITVVVAGASVTARMVAAYRRQREHHVRLEQRIELARDLHDYVAHHVTGIVVQAQGARAVAARRPDMVLPALQRIEETGTEALASMRQMVGGLGACGSGVAQAAPAGMDDLRALVEGFALHGVPAYFSEEGPTDTVPSEVAATLHRVTAEALTNIRKHARHCRHVSVQVRVRPHEAAVRITNDGTAHGTSRPGYGLKGLSERVTLAGGTFRAGATPEGEWQVRARMPLAAVRAAS